A region of the Pricia mediterranea genome:
AAACGGCCGGCATTGAACATCAGGCCATCGTGGATTTTGCCGCCTCAATGCAGTTTCAGGATGTATTTTTGATCGGAGAAAATTTTGCGCGAACGGACAGTCATCTAAGAAGTTTCACGGCTTTCGAACAGCTTTCTGAATATCTGATGAAAAATCCCGTCCCCAAGAATAGCAACCTGCTTATCAAGGGCTCAAGGGGTATGGCGTTGGAACGAATATTGGAAATATTGTAGAAATAGAGAGGGAACGTACTGCCACTTAGTTTCGCCGGGACCGTTGGACCTAGGCTTTGTGGGATATACTGGATTCGAACCAGTGACCTCTGCCCTGTCAAGGCAGCGCTCTAAACCAACTGAGCTAATATCCCAATAAATAAAAAGCCATCCGCGGTGGATGACTTTACGTGGGCGCGAAGGGATTCGAACCCCTGACCCCTTGGGTGTAAACCAAGTGCTCTGAACCAACTGAGCTACGCGCCCGTGAAAGCTGTCTGGTAGACCGTTTTGAAATTAGCCGACCAAGCGGGTGCAAATATAGAACTCTTTTAATTGTTCCAAAAGAAAAATAGTAAAAAATCAGACCACCTCCGCCACGGTAAAAGTACTGCCACCAATAAAGATAAAATCGGTGGGACTAGCGCATTCTCGGGCAATGCGATAAGCACTCGCTACAGATGGATAATTTTTCCCCCGTAACCCGTAAGTTTTCCCGTGTTCCCGCAATTTCTCGACATCTAGGCCACGGGGAATATCGGGCCGACAGAAATAATATTCAGCATTTTTAGGGAACAGCGGCAATATGGCATCTAGATTTTTGTCCTTTACAAACCCCAGCACGATGTGTAGTTTGTCATAGTGCTGTTGGGCCAGCTGATTCAACACCGCCGTCAATCCCTCTGTATTGTGCGCGGTATCGCAGATTACTGTCGGTGCGGTACCTAAAACCTGCCACCTGCCCATGAGGCCGGTATTTTGCACCACGTTATTGAGACCAGCGACGATATGCTGTTCTGCAATCTTAAAATTTGGGAGTCTACGAAGGATCGCAACAACACCCTTTACATTCTTTGTTTGATAAGCACCCAGAAGCCCGGTTTCATAATTATTTTGTACATCGCGATCGGCATAGACCAATTCGGCATTCTTTGAAGCTGCCACCGCTTCGAACACCTCGGCGGTATCTTCTTGATACTCCCCAATGACGACCGGAACGTCGCTCTTAATGATCCCGGCTTTCTCAAAGGCTATCTTGGGGAGGGTATCGCCCAGTAGATCTACGTGGTCCCATCCGATATTGGTAATTAGAGCGACTTCAGGAACAATGATATTGGTGGAATCCAATCGGCCGCCCAGGCCCACCTCGACAATCGCGATGTCCACTTTTTGTTGGGCGAAATAATCGAACGCCATGCCTACACACATCTCGAAGAAGGAGAGTCCGTTTGCATTAAAAAAGGATAGGTTTTCTTGGATAAAATCCACCACGAACTCTTCATCAATAGGACTTCCGTTGATTTTGATGCGTTCCCTAAAATCCTTGAGATGGGGAGAAGTGTAGAGTCCCGTTTTATAACCTGCTTCCTGCAGCACGGATGCGAGCATGTGGCTGCTGGAGCCTTTTCCGTTGGTACCGCCGACATGAATGCTCTTGAACTTTTTTTCGGGATGGCCAAGATGTGCCGCTAGGGCGAGGGTTTTATCCAACTTGTCGTTGAAAGCCGACTTTCCCTTTTGCTGGTACATTGGAAGCTGCTCGAACATCCAATCCAAGGTCTGCCTATAGGTCACTCTCCCAATTTGAAATTGACCACCACAAAACCGACCTGTTGGCTCGGGGCATTTGAATCTTGGTTCCATCTGTGCTTAAAAGCAGTTTTTTTCGCTGGTTCCAACAGGCAAGGGCTGTTGTTGGTAGTGCCCTTAACGCCCGGCTGGGCGCTGACGACATTGCCGTTTCTATCGACCACGATCTTGACCACTACCCTGCCCTCTTCGTTACATTCTTGCCTGACAGCACCCTTACTGGCCAGGGAACGACCGTTGAGACCATAGCCGCCCGTACCGCTTCCGGAACCGGGGCTTCCATAATAACTGGTAGAATAGGGGTCACCATCGGGAGAACCTTTGTCGCCAGGTCTGCTGTCATCACCCTCGGAACCTGAGGCCGTGCCGTCCGATTTATTGAGTCCGCCCATGAGCTCATCCAACCTTTTCTTTTTGGCGTCGCGTTCTTGCTGGGCTTTTTCCTCTGCTTCCCGCTTTTGTAGGGCTATGCGGGCGGCTTCCTCCCTTTTTCTTTCCGCTTCGGCTTCTTTTCGAGCTGCTTCGGCCTCGGCCTTTTTCTGGGCAGCTCTTTTGGCTTCCTCGGCCTTGCGTTTTTCTTCCTCCGCCTTTTTTATTCTTACAGCCTCCTCGTTTTCCTGGGTAAGGACTTTTTCCGAGGGGACTTCCTTAGCCACGGTTTCCTCGGGCTCTTCTTCGGGTACCTCTTCGGCCTCCTCTTCAACGACCTCCTCTTCTATTATTTCCTCAACGACCTCCTCCTCTTGTTCGACCGGTTCAATGGGCGGGGTATCCATGGGTTCTGACTGAATCTTTTCTTTGGGCTGCACGTTTCCACTACCAAATTCGGTGGTGCCGAAATTGACGGTAATTCCGTTTTCGATGGGCGGGTCCATATAGGTAAGGCCGATATAGAACAATACCAGCAGCAACACGCTAAGGAGAAAAGTAGTCAGCGTGAAGGATTTCTTTTTGTGTTTCGTATCCAAATACGACATGGTATCCGTTTAGTTATGATCTATTATTCGCTTTGCACTCGAGGTATAATCCACTGAAGAACAATCGCCAATAACGCGATGAGCAAGTCAATATACCCCTTAAAGGTAAGCAAATCAATTTTGATCAATTCGGTCGTACGGCCAAGATAACTTTGTAACTGTTCCGGTTGGCGATGTCCATGACGTGTACCGCCTCTTTAATCGCCACGCTTTCTTCGGCCCGGAGAATTATGGTCGGCTTGTCTTGTCCTTCCAAGGCTTTTTTGAGTTCGACCTCGATATAGTCCCCGTTAATACGTTCGTTGTTAACAAAATACTGCAGATTTTTGTCGATACTCACCGAAACGTTCTGGGTATTGGTCGATTTGCCCTTCGCTTTAGGCAATAACAGATCCAACGCGTTGGGGGAATTGGCCGTGAGCATAAAGAATATCAATAACAAGAATACAATATCCGTCATCGAGGACATGCTAAAATCGGGACTCACCTTATTTCTTCCTCTTAATTTCACGTTCTATCTAATTTTTAACGCACTTGGTTCTTCCTTGAACTAATTCATTCTGTTCGCATCCGGACTTCAGAAAACGGGATTAAAAACAGGGAGAAAAGATGTGTCGAAATCCGGTTTTGCGCAAATATTAAGTTTTAAACCTTATTTTACTGCCCTGAATTTCGTTTCCCTATCCTGGTTCTTGCACCCTGCTCTATCATCTGACAACATGTCCATACAATGGATCGCCAACTCACTAATTTTTTACAAACTTATAAACCCATAAACTGCTAATGGAAGGTCAAAGTTTGCAATCACGGACCAACGGCCCGGGTTAAGAGAATTGGTTCTTGGCTCTCGGCTCTTGGCTCTTGGCTCTAATTTTACAGCGGTTCGTTCAAGAGATCTAAGAACTCGACCGCATTGGCTTCCATTTTATGCACAACTTTATCCGTACGGTTGACCAAATGGTTGTAGCCGATGTATGCAATTATTCCGACAATTAGACCGGCAACCGTCGTAGTCATGGCGGTATAAATACCTGATGCCAAGGAGCCCATTTCGGCCTGTCCGCCACTAGATGCCATTTCGTGAAAGGCCAAGATCATACCGATTACGGTACCTAAGAAACCGATCATGGGCCCGGCACCTGCGACAGTTGCCAATACGCTCACGTTTTTTTCAAGTTTGTAAACTTCCAAAGTGCCCGCATTCTCTATGGCGGTATTAATATCGTCCAGAGGTTTTCCAATTCGGGAAACCCCTTTTTCAATCAATCGCGCCACTGGGGAATCGGTTTGGGCACAGAGCATCTTTGCCGCTTCCAACTTGCCTGTCGTGACGTAGTCCCGAATCTGGTTCATAAAATTGCTATCGATTTTTGAGGCGGCCTTGATCGCAAAAATCCGTTCAAAATAAATATAAGATGCCACGAAAAGCATAATGAACAACACGGTGATGATCAGTATACTTCCGGCGCCACCGCTAAAAATAAGGTCGATTACGGAAAGTGTCTTTTCTTCCGACATCATATCCCCAACCTGGGGATCCTGCGCCGCATCTTGGAATAGCATCATAGAATTCTTAGTTATTTGAGAGACTGTTATGAAATATGTCGATTATTTTTTTGGGCCCCTTTTTTAAGCCGACGCGCAAGTTGGCTCCATGTTCAAAGGCCAAATCGTAGGTCTTTACTCGGCCGCCCTGTCGTTAAAATTTTATATCGCAGCTTAGGTTATGCCAGAAAATTTGGCCTAGGACGGCATCAAAAATGACCTATAAAAATTTTGATCGCACAATTCAAAACAGTCTCTAAGCCTTAAAACGAGTTCGGTCTTGCCTCTATAACGGTAGTTTATCGATAAAATTATACATTCAACACAAAATTTCTAAGAAGTGCGAACACGACCGCACCGGCAATAAAACCGGCAAAAGCGAGCCATGCGATTTTTTTCAAGTACCAGAAAAAATCAATTTTCTCCATTCCCATGGCAACAACTCCCGCTGCAGAACCGATAATCAGCATACTACCGCCCGTTCCGGCCGAGTAGGCGATAAAGTGCCACACGGGGTCGTCGATAGGTACGGAGAACATCCCCATACTTGCCGCGACCAACGGAACGTTATCGATTATTGCGGAACCGACACCTAAGATCAGCACCACCAAATCGGATACCAACTCGCCTCTTGATTCCGTGCCCAACATGGGTACGTTGGCGTCAAGGCTCTGGGCAAATTCGAAGAGCATTCCCAATGATTCCAGGGCTCCTACGGCAAGTAATATTCCGAGGAAGAATAGAATGCTGGGCATTTCAATTTTCGAAAGGGAAGCGTGCACGGGACTGTGGTATCCTACCGTATCATCGCCTTCGCCCTCCACGTTGGTTATACTGAACTTCGATTTACTATAAATTTCGGCGAAGGTGGCCACTACCGCCAACGAAAGCATCATTCCGACATATGGGGGCAGGTGGGTAACCGTCTTAAAAAACGGAACGAACACAATTGCGCCCAGTCCTAGGTACAACATGGTAGCTCCGTGTTCGGATTTGGGTTCGTCGACCACTTCTTCCGGGTCGTCCGCGAGTGTCCCCTGAAATACTTTATATCTTCCCGCCAGCAATACGGGTACGATCATACAAACGATGGATGGCAATAGCACGTGTTCTATCAATACCAGGGTAGTTACCTTGTTGCCAATCCAAAGCATGGTCGTGGTAACATCACCAATTGGCGACCATGCACCCCCTGCATTTGCCGTGATAACGATAAGACCGGCAAACCACAATCGGGTTTCCCGATCCTTGATTACTTTTTGCAGAATGGTTACCAGTACGATCGTAGCGGTAAGATTATCGATAATAGCGGAGAGTATAAAGGCCAATATCGAAAATATCCATAACAGCTTTTTCTTGCTCTTGGTCTTGATAAAGCCTTTAATCGTGGCGAAACCGTCAAAATAATCAATGATTTCAACAATTGTCATCGCCCCCAAAAGAAAGACCAGGATCTCGGCCGTTTTACCCAAATGGTGCAATAGTATTTCCTCGAGACCTGTGGGTTCGAGTTCCTTCAATTCCGAATTTACCTCGAACACATCCATGTTGGTCAATGCTATAATCGCCCAAAGTAAGGCCATCATCCCCAAAGCGGGAATGAGCTTGTCGATTTTCAGGTTGTGCTCCAAGGTTATCGCCAGATAGCCCAGGACGAATACAATAATAATAATGGTCTCCATACTCGATCGGTTTTTAGGGTTCTATTTTAGTGTTAGTCAATTGGATTCAAAATGGCCTCAGGAATGTTATTCTCCGGGAGATTTTTAAAGATATTCATATTTTCCTTGTTAAATGGAAGCGAGCGCATGTAATTATCATTTCATCCGCTTGAGGGATCAAATTACCACAAAATCGACGAAAGAGTTGATTTTCCCGGCATTCAATACTATCAAGTTTCACCTCCGTTCTCGATTTAAGCTGAACCGGCCTTCGCTCCTATGGTCATTACGTGAAAATAATTTAGGAATGGATTCATATCAGTAGTGTCAAGAAAACCACAACTGACAAATATAAAAATTTGGGGCAGAATCCGGCCAAAACTTTTTATTTAACCTTTGTTTAGATACCAAGGATATCGAATTTACCATGTTTCAGGGTGGTTGTCCAATCAGACCCGTAATCTACCATCCCATTATTTGCTACGTCCTCCAATTAATTTACGTGTTTCAGTTCACTCTAACACTATTCTTCCTTAAAGGACAGGCGTGCTTATCATTTATGTTCTTGTAGCAATCGCAAGCTTTGGATTTTGACCGACCTCTAGAAGGTTATGGCTTATGAAATACACTCACCTTGGATAAGCTGGATGGTCTTTTCGCATAAAATATCGCAACGGAAATGTTCCGTATTGTTTCATAGTTCTATATTTGTAAGGAACCTATTGAGCATAAACACCATGGATTTTTCACTATCGGAAGAACATCATATGATACGGCAAGCGGCCCGTGATTTCGCTCGCAACGAACTGCTCCCCGGGGTTATAGAACGTGACGATGCACAGGAATTTCCCGCGGAACAAATAAAAAAGCTGGGGGAATTGGGTTTTATGGGGATGATGGCCGACCCCAAGTACAATGGTAGTGGAATGGACACCCTTTCTTACGTCATCGCCATGGAAGAAATTTCGAAAATCGATGCTTCGACCTCGGTGGTAATGTCAGTTAATAATTCTTTGGTCTGTTGGGGATTAGAAACTTTCGGCACCGAAGAACAGAAACAAAAATATTTGGCCCGTTTGGCCTCTGGAGAGGTTATAGGGGCCTTCTGCCTATCAGAACCGGAAGCGGGCAGCGATGCCACTTCCCAGAAAACTACGGCCATGGACAAAGGCGACCATTACGTGCTGAACGGAACAAAGAATTGGATCACCAACGGCAATTCGGCCGATGTTCACTTGGTCATCGCCCAGACCGATAAAGAAAAAGGCCACAAGGGCATCAACGCCCTGATCGTTGAAAAAGGGATGCCCGGTTTCGAAATCGGCCCCAAAGAGAATAAATTGGGCATCCGCGGAAGCGATACCCATTCCCTCAATTTCAATGACGTAAAGATTCCCAAACAGAATCGTATCGGCGAAGACGGTTTTGGCTTCAAGTTCGCCATGAAAACATTGGCCGGCGGTCGCATAGGTATCGCCGCCCAGGCCCTCGGTATCGCGGCGGGGGCCTTTGAGCTTTCCCTTGCCTATTCAAAAGAGCGGAAAGCCTTCGGCACCGAAATTGCCAACCACCAGGCTATCGCCTTTAAGCTGGCCGATATGCATACCCAGATCGAAGCCGCCCGACATCTCGTTTATAAGGCGGCCTGGGAAAAGGACAATGGCAAGAATTACGACCTGTCGGGAGCCGTGGCCAAATTATACGCCTCACAGATTGCCATGGAAACGACGGTCGAGGCCGTACAAATTCACGGCGGTAACGGATATGTGAAAGATTACCACGTCGAACGGCTGATGCGCGATGCCAAGATTACCCAGATTTACGAAGGCACTTCCGAAATACAGAAAATTGTAATCTCACGGACTATTCTGAGGGATTAGCAAGGGAGCTTCCATGTCTAAGTCAGTCTTGATTCCTATTGCAAGCGCTTCCCAATTACTAAAATCTCAATTATCGCCCTTCAAAATATCGATATTGCATTTTTACTAGGTATTTATTTGTAACGTTGGATTTCTTATTTGTTTTATCATCATATCGTGCTCAAAAAGCATCAAAAACTCTATTTTTGAGCGGATATCGCAATGGTCTGTACCCAATTTTGATACAGAATCAAGCCGATAGATACTGGTATGATATAACATGAACCAAGTAAACTACCACTGATGACATTGATAAAACAAGGGCTTTACCTGCCGCAATTCGAGCATGACAACTGTGGCGCAGGATTTATCTGTAGCCTAAAAGGGAAGAAATCCAACGACATCATTCATAAGGCCTTGGAGATATTGCATAAGTTGGAGCACCGCGGTGCCGTCAGCGCCGATGGGAAGACCGGTGACGGCGCCGGGATCCTTATCGATATTCCCCATGATTTTTTCCAGGCGGAATGCGATTTTGAACTTCCGGAACCGGGTACATATGCGGTTAGCAACGTATTTCTACCCAAAAAGGAGAATCAGCGCAACTTCTGTATGGCCATCTTCGAAGAGAACATCAAAAAACAGGGGCTCGAACTTCTGGGCTGGCGCGACGTGCCGGTGAACCGCTCCATTCCCGGGCGAATAGCCGTGGAGACAGAGCCTTTTATAAAACAGATCTTTATCGCGAAGGAAAGTGGCAACCAAGACGCTTTTAATTTCAACCTGAAACTCTTTATCGCCCGAAAAATTACCGAGCATACCATCAACGACTCCAAGCTTTCAGAAAGTAAATTTTTCTACGTCCCCAGCCTTTCCACAAAAATCATCATTTTCAAGGGTCTGTTGATGCCGAAAGATATCAGCTTGTACTACGAAGACCTCATGGATCCCCGGGTGGTCACACGACTTTCGCTGGTACACCAGCGGTTCTCCACCAATACATTTCCGACCTGGGACCTCGCACAACCCTTCCGTTACATGTGCCATAACGGCGAGATAAACACCCTACGGGGCAACGTTTCAAGAATGCTGTCCCGGGAAGAACTGATGGAGAGCGATTGGTTCGGGGATGAGATCAAAAATATACTACCGATCATTCTTCCCGATAAATCCGATTCCGCAACCATGGATATGGTCGTGGAACTGCTGTTGATGACCGGCCGTTCGCTGCCCGAAGCGATGATGATCTTGGTACCCGAAGCTTGGGAGAAAAATCCCGATATGTCGGAGGCCAAAAGGGCTTTTTACGAATACCATTCTTGTATGATGGAGCCTTGGGACGGTCCTGCATCCATTCCGTTTACCGACGGAAACTTCATCGGGGCGGTACTTGACCGTAACGGCCTGCGCCCCTCGCGCTACACCGTGACCAAAAACGAATACGTGGTGATGTCGTCGGAAACCGGGGTAATGGACATCGCCCCGGAAAACGTGGAATTCCACGGCCGTTTAGAACCGGGCAAGATGTTCTTGGTCGATATGGCCGAGGGCCGTATTATAAACGACGAGGAAATCAAGGAGGACATTGCCCGTCGGCATCCCTATGGAAAATGGTTGGATGACAATATGGTGCATCTGCGGGACATTCCCTATAATGATTGCCCGCTATTTTTGGGGGAGGCTTCCCTAACACAGCGGAAGTCCGTTTTCGGCTATACTCTGGAAGATATCAACACCATCATACTCCCGATGGGAAAAAACGCCAAAGAGCCCATTGGTTCCATGGGTTCCGATACCCCGATTGCCGTATTGTCGGAAAGGCCCCAACTGATCTACAATTATTTTAAACAACTTTTTGCCCAGGTGACCAACCCGCCATTGGACGGTATCCGCGAAGAACTCATTACCGACATCAGCCTTACCTTGGGCAGCGACCACAACATATTCGACTTCTCCGAACTGCACTGCCGGAAACTGAAAATACAGAATCCGGTCATTTCCAAAGAGGACCTGGATAAGATTAAAAATTACGATGCGAGTCCCGATTACAAAGTAGTCTCCATTCCCACCCTGTACAATATCGATAAAGGCTACAACGGCCTTGAGGATGCCCTTGAGTCAATTTTGCACCAAGCCTCGAAGGTGGCCGATGACGGGGCCAACATCATCATCCTATCGGACAGGGGCGTCGATAAAGACCACGCCCCGATTCCCGCATTATTATCCTGCTCGTACGTAAATAGCGGTCTGCAACGGCTGGGTAAAAGAAATAAGCTCAGTATCATCGTTGAATCCGCGGAACCCCGAGAAGTGCACCATTTTTGCCTCTTGTTCGGATTTGGCGCCAGTGCCATTAATCCGTATCTGGTCAACGAAATCATCGGCGAACAGATCGAGGAACACGATATTACCGAATTCACATTCGGGGAAGCCGTAAAAAACTACAACAAGGCCATCGGAAAAGGCATTCTGAAGGTCATGAACAAAATAGGCATTTCTACCCTGAACTCCTACCGCGGTTCTCAGCTTTTCGAATGTATCGGAATCAATACCAGCGTGGTAGACACTTATTTTCCGAACACGCCTACACGTATTCAAGGGGTAGGCTTGTACCAGATCGAAAAAGAAATTGCCAAGCGGCACCGAAAGGCCTTTTCCAAAAAAGATGTGGCCGCCACCCTTGATCTTGAAATCGGCGGTGAGTACCGTTGGCGAAGGGATGGTGAAAAGCACATGTTCAATCCCCTTTCCGTGGCCAAGCTACAAAAAGCGGTACGGGGAAACGAGGCCACTACCTATAAGGAATATGCCGACATGGTCAACGAACAGACCAAGAACCTGATGACCATCAGAGGCCTTTTCGAATTTTCGAACTACGATCCGATTCCCTTGGAGGAGGTCGAACCATGGACCGAAATCGTTAAGCGCTTCAAGACCGGTGCCATGTCCTATGGCTCCATCAGTAAAGAGGCCCATGAAAATTTGGCCATTGCCATGAACCGGATCGGGGGGAAGAGCAACTCCGGGGAGGGCGGGGAAGATGCCGAACGTTTTTATAAAAACGCAACCGGAGACTGGCGAAACTCCGCGATTAAGCAAGTGGCCTCCGGCCGTTTCGGGGTCACCTCCGATTACCTGACAAACGCCCGTGAGATCCAGATTAAAATGGCCCAGGGTGCCAAGCCCGGGGAAGGTGGGCAACTACCGGGCCCCAAGGTGAACCCGGCCATCGCCAAAACTCGAAACTCGACCCCGTATGTGGGGTTGATATCGCCCCCACCCCATCACGACATCTATTCTATCGAAGATTTATCGCAGTTGATATACGATCTCAAATCGGCCAATCGGGAGGCTCGTATCAACGTAAAACTGGTCTCCGAAGTGGGCGTGGGTACGGTGGCCGCCGGGGTTTCGAAAGCGAAGGCCGATGTGATACTCATTTCCGGATTTGACGGAGGTACCGGTGCCTCGCCCCTGACCTCCCTTAAACACGCAGGCCTACCTTGGGAACTTGGTATCGCCGAGGCGCAACAGACCTTGGTGATGAACGATCTTCGCAATCGGATAGTACTCGAATGCGACGGACAGCTCAAGACCGGACGTGATGTGGCGGTAGCCTGTCTATTGGGCGCGGAGGAATTTGGATTTTCTACCGCACCCCTGGTCGCTTCGGGTTGCATCATGATGCGTGTATGTCATTTGAACACCTGTCCCGTTGGTATCGCCACCCAGAACCCCGAACTCCGGAAAAAGTTCGAGGGCAAGCCCGAACATGTCGTCAACTATATGTATTTCGTTGCCCAAGAACTCCGGGAAATCATGGCCCAGCTAGGATTCAGGACAGTGAACGAAATGGTGGGCCAAGTAAAAAAGCTGGACCGTAGAAAAGCTATCAACCATTATAAGGCCAAGGGTATCGACCTGACACCCATTTTGCATCAGGTGGATGTACCGGTGGGAACCAAATTTCACAACACCCAAAAACAGCAACATAATGTTGACCAGTCCATTGAATTTGATATCATCGCCAAGGCCAATCCGTCGTTGTTCCGAAAGGAAAAATTGACGCTGGACTTCCCAATAAAAAATACCGATCGTGCCGTCGGTGCCATCGTAAGTAACGAAATATCAAAAGTTTACGGGGCGCAAGGCTTGCCTATTAACACCCTAAAACTCAATTTCACCGGTTCTGCAGGCCAAAGTTTCGGAGCTTTCGCAACTAGGGGACTGACCATGATTGTCAACGGAAATACCAACGATTATCTCGGCAAGGGACTTTCCGGCGCAAAGCTCGTGGTGAAGGTACCTGAAGGTTCTACTATCGTGCCCGAAGAGAATGTGATTACGGGCAACGTCACCTTATATGGTGCTACGGCAGGTCGGGCCTATATCAATGGCAAGGCCGGCGAGCGTTTTTGTGTACGCAATTCTGGGGCGAAAGCGGTCGTCGAGGGCATCGGCGATCACGGTTGCGAATACATGACCGGCGGCGTAGCCGTAATTCTGGGAGAGGTAGGCCGGAATTTCGGCGCAGGAATGAGTGGCGGCATCGCTTATGTTTTCGACGAGAAAAAAACCTTCGAAAAGAATTGCAATACCACAAGCTTAAACCTATTGAAGGTCACTGAAGATCAAGACAGTAAGCAACTTAAAAGCCTTATTACCAGCCATTACAATTCCACCTTGAGCCCCCTTGCACAGCGTATTCTGGAAAATTGGGAAACCTGCCTGCCGCAATTCATTAAGGTATTCCCTGAGGAATATCGGCAGGCTCTGATACGCTTGGAAAGAGAAAAATTGGAAATGGCCTAATGCGGCCAGACTGTTACAATGACGAACTTAAGCGACTGGAAGGTTTATGTACAGTGCTCCTATAGAACTAGATGATGTACTTACTGGCCAGACGATAATAAATTATAGTGAAAAATGGGAAAGATTACCGGATTTTTGGAATTCGACAGAAAAGATGAAGCCTATGCTCCGGTCGAGGAGCGGGTCAAGAATTATAAGGAATTTACACGTCCTCTGCCTGAAAAGGAACTTCGGGACCAAGGCGCACGGTGTATGGACTGCGGGATTCCGTTTTGCCACAGCGGTTGTCCCTTGGGAAATCTGATTCCCGATTTTAACGATGCTGTTTATCAGGGCAAGTGGGACAAGGCGGCTGACATTCTTCATGCAACGAACAACTTCCCCGAATTCACTGGACGATTGTGCCCTGCTCCCTGTGAGGAAGCTTGCGTTTTGGGCATCAACGAAGACCCGGTCAG
Encoded here:
- a CDS encoding bifunctional folylpolyglutamate synthase/dihydrofolate synthase, whose protein sequence is MTYRQTLDWMFEQLPMYQQKGKSAFNDKLDKTLALAAHLGHPEKKFKSIHVGGTNGKGSSSHMLASVLQEAGYKTGLYTSPHLKDFRERIKINGSPIDEEFVVDFIQENLSFFNANGLSFFEMCVGMAFDYFAQQKVDIAIVEVGLGGRLDSTNIIVPEVALITNIGWDHVDLLGDTLPKIAFEKAGIIKSDVPVVIGEYQEDTAEVFEAVAASKNAELVYADRDVQNNYETGLLGAYQTKNVKGVVAILRRLPNFKIAEQHIVAGLNNVVQNTGLMGRWQVLGTAPTVICDTAHNTEGLTAVLNQLAQQHYDKLHIVLGFVKDKNLDAILPLFPKNAEYYFCRPDIPRGLDVEKLREHGKTYGLRGKNYPSVASAYRIARECASPTDFIFIGGSTFTVAEVV
- a CDS encoding energy transducer TonB encodes the protein MSYLDTKHKKKSFTLTTFLLSVLLLVLFYIGLTYMDPPIENGITVNFGTTEFGSGNVQPKEKIQSEPMDTPPIEPVEQEEEVVEEIIEEEVVEEEAEEVPEEEPEETVAKEVPSEKVLTQENEEAVRIKKAEEEKRKAEEAKRAAQKKAEAEAARKEAEAERKREEAARIALQKREAEEKAQQERDAKKKRLDELMGGLNKSDGTASGSEGDDSRPGDKGSPDGDPYSTSYYGSPGSGSGTGGYGLNGRSLASKGAVRQECNEEGRVVVKIVVDRNGNVVSAQPGVKGTTNNSPCLLEPAKKTAFKHRWNQDSNAPSQQVGFVVVNFKLGE
- a CDS encoding ExbD/TolR family protein, whose amino-acid sequence is MKLRGRNKVSPDFSMSSMTDIVFLLLIFFMLTANSPNALDLLLPKAKGKSTNTQNVSVSIDKNLQYFVNNERINGDYIEVELKKALEGQDKPTIILRAEESVAIKEAVHVMDIANRNSYKVILAVRPN
- a CDS encoding MotA/TolQ/ExbB proton channel family protein, with amino-acid sequence MMLFQDAAQDPQVGDMMSEEKTLSVIDLIFSGGAGSILIITVLFIMLFVASYIYFERIFAIKAASKIDSNFMNQIRDYVTTGKLEAAKMLCAQTDSPVARLIEKGVSRIGKPLDDINTAIENAGTLEVYKLEKNVSVLATVAGAGPMIGFLGTVIGMILAFHEMASSGGQAEMGSLASGIYTAMTTTVAGLIVGIIAYIGYNHLVNRTDKVVHKMEANAVEFLDLLNEPL
- the nhaD gene encoding sodium:proton antiporter NhaD, with product METIIIIVFVLGYLAITLEHNLKIDKLIPALGMMALLWAIIALTNMDVFEVNSELKELEPTGLEEILLHHLGKTAEILVFLLGAMTIVEIIDYFDGFATIKGFIKTKSKKKLLWIFSILAFILSAIIDNLTATIVLVTILQKVIKDRETRLWFAGLIVITANAGGAWSPIGDVTTTMLWIGNKVTTLVLIEHVLLPSIVCMIVPVLLAGRYKVFQGTLADDPEEVVDEPKSEHGATMLYLGLGAIVFVPFFKTVTHLPPYVGMMLSLAVVATFAEIYSKSKFSITNVEGEGDDTVGYHSPVHASLSKIEMPSILFFLGILLAVGALESLGMLFEFAQSLDANVPMLGTESRGELVSDLVVLILGVGSAIIDNVPLVAASMGMFSVPIDDPVWHFIAYSAGTGGSMLIIGSAAGVVAMGMEKIDFFWYLKKIAWLAFAGFIAGAVVFALLRNFVLNV
- a CDS encoding acyl-CoA dehydrogenase, yielding MDFSLSEEHHMIRQAARDFARNELLPGVIERDDAQEFPAEQIKKLGELGFMGMMADPKYNGSGMDTLSYVIAMEEISKIDASTSVVMSVNNSLVCWGLETFGTEEQKQKYLARLASGEVIGAFCLSEPEAGSDATSQKTTAMDKGDHYVLNGTKNWITNGNSADVHLVIAQTDKEKGHKGINALIVEKGMPGFEIGPKENKLGIRGSDTHSLNFNDVKIPKQNRIGEDGFGFKFAMKTLAGGRIGIAAQALGIAAGAFELSLAYSKERKAFGTEIANHQAIAFKLADMHTQIEAARHLVYKAAWEKDNGKNYDLSGAVAKLYASQIAMETTVEAVQIHGGNGYVKDYHVERLMRDAKITQIYEGTSEIQKIVISRTILRD